The Macaca nemestrina isolate mMacNem1 chromosome 6, mMacNem.hap1, whole genome shotgun sequence genome window below encodes:
- the LOC105467183 gene encoding PDZ and LIM domain protein 4 isoform X2, with translation MTHLEAQNRIKGCHDHLTLSVSRPEGRSWPSAPDDSKAQAHRTHIDPEIQDGSPITSRRPSGTGTGPEDGRPSLGSPYGQPPRFPVPHNGSSEATLPAQMSTLHVSPPPSADPARGLPRSRDCRVDLGSEVYRMLREPAESVAAEPKQSGSFRYLQGMLEAGEGGERPGPGGPRNLKPTASKLGSPLSGLQGLPECTRCGHGIVGTIVKARDKLYHPECFMCSDCGLNLKQRGYFFLDERLYCESHAKARVKPPEGYDVVAVYPNAKVELV, from the exons ATGACACACCTGGAGGCACAGAACCGCATCAAGGGCTGCCACGATCACCTCACGCTGTCTGTGAGCAG GCCTGAGGGCAGGAGCTGGCCCAGTGCCCCTGATGACAGCAAGGCTCAAGCACACAGGACCCACATCGACCCTGAGATCCAG GACGGCAGTCCAATAACCAGCAGGCGGCCCTCAGGCACCGGGACTGGGCCAGAAGATGGCAGACCAAGCCTGGGATCTCCATATGGACAACCCCCTCGCTTTCCAGTCCCTCACAATGGCAGCAGCGAGGCCACCCTGCCAGCCCAGATGAGCACCCTGCATGTGTCTCCACCCCCCAG CGCTGACCCAGCCAGAGGCCTACCGCGGAGCCGGGACTGCAGAGTCGACCTGGGCTCCGAGGTGTACAGGATGCTGCGGGAGCCGGCCGAGTCCGTGGCTGCGGAGCCCAAGCAGTCAGGCTCCTTCCGCTACTTGCAGGGCATGCTAGAGGCCGGCGAGGGTG GGGAGCGGCCCGGGCCTGGCGGACCCCGGAACCTCAAGCCCACGGCCAGCAAGCTGGGCTCTCCGTTGAGCGGCCTGCAGGGGCTGCCCGAGTGCACGCGCTGCGGCCACGGCATCGT GGGCACCATCGTCAAGGCGCGGGACAAGCTCTACCATCCCGAGTGCTTCATGTGCAGCGACTGTGGCCTGAACCTCAAGCAGCGTGGTTACTTCTTTCTGGATGAGCGACTTTACTGTGAGAGCCACGCCAAGGCACGCGTGAAGCCGCCCGAGGGCTACGACGTGGTGGCGGTGTACCCCAACGCCAAGGTGGAACTCGTCTGA
- the LOC105467183 gene encoding PDZ and LIM domain protein 4 isoform X3, with the protein MPHSVTLRGPSPWGFRLVGGRDFSAPLTISRVHAGSKAALAALCPGDLIQAINGESTELMTHLEAQNRIKGCHDHLTLSVSRPEGRSWPSAPDDSKAQAHRTHIDPEIQDGSPITSRRPSGTGTGPEDGRPSLGSPYGQPPRFPVPHNGSSEATLPAQMSTLHVSPPPSADPARGLPRSRDCRVDLGSEVYRMLREPAESVAAEPKQSGSFRYLQGMLEAGEGGAPSSRRGTSSTIPSASCAATVA; encoded by the exons ATGCCCCATTCCGTGACCCTGCGCGGGCCTTCGCCCTGGGGCTTCCGCCTGGTGGGCGGCCGGGACTTCAGCGCGCCCCTCACCATCTCGCGG GTCCATGCTGGCAGCAAGGCTGCATTGGCTGCCCTGTGTCCAGGAGACCTGATCCAGGCCATCAATGGTGAGAGCACAGAGCTCATGACACACCTGGAGGCACAGAACCGCATCAAGGGCTGCCACGATCACCTCACGCTGTCTGTGAGCAG GCCTGAGGGCAGGAGCTGGCCCAGTGCCCCTGATGACAGCAAGGCTCAAGCACACAGGACCCACATCGACCCTGAGATCCAG GACGGCAGTCCAATAACCAGCAGGCGGCCCTCAGGCACCGGGACTGGGCCAGAAGATGGCAGACCAAGCCTGGGATCTCCATATGGACAACCCCCTCGCTTTCCAGTCCCTCACAATGGCAGCAGCGAGGCCACCCTGCCAGCCCAGATGAGCACCCTGCATGTGTCTCCACCCCCCAG CGCTGACCCAGCCAGAGGCCTACCGCGGAGCCGGGACTGCAGAGTCGACCTGGGCTCCGAGGTGTACAGGATGCTGCGGGAGCCGGCCGAGTCCGTGGCTGCGGAGCCCAAGCAGTCAGGCTCCTTCCGCTACTTGCAGGGCATGCTAGAGGCCGGCGAGGGTG GGGCACCATCGTCAAGGCGCGGGACAAGCTCTACCATCCCGAGTGCTTCATGTGCAGCGACTGTGGCCTGA
- the LOC105467183 gene encoding PDZ and LIM domain protein 4 isoform X1, with protein sequence MPHSVTLRGPSPWGFRLVGGRDFSAPLTISRVHAGSKAALAALCPGDLIQAINGESTELMTHLEAQNRIKGCHDHLTLSVSRPEGRSWPSAPDDSKAQAHRTHIDPEIQDGSPITSRRPSGTGTGPEDGRPSLGSPYGQPPRFPVPHNGSSEATLPAQMSTLHVSPPPSADPARGLPRSRDCRVDLGSEVYRMLREPAESVAAEPKQSGSFRYLQGMLEAGEGGERPGPGGPRNLKPTASKLGSPLSGLQGLPECTRCGHGIVGTIVKARDKLYHPECFMCSDCGLNLKQRGYFFLDERLYCESHAKARVKPPEGYDVVAVYPNAKVELV encoded by the exons ATGCCCCATTCCGTGACCCTGCGCGGGCCTTCGCCCTGGGGCTTCCGCCTGGTGGGCGGCCGGGACTTCAGCGCGCCCCTCACCATCTCGCGG GTCCATGCTGGCAGCAAGGCTGCATTGGCTGCCCTGTGTCCAGGAGACCTGATCCAGGCCATCAATGGTGAGAGCACAGAGCTCATGACACACCTGGAGGCACAGAACCGCATCAAGGGCTGCCACGATCACCTCACGCTGTCTGTGAGCAG GCCTGAGGGCAGGAGCTGGCCCAGTGCCCCTGATGACAGCAAGGCTCAAGCACACAGGACCCACATCGACCCTGAGATCCAG GACGGCAGTCCAATAACCAGCAGGCGGCCCTCAGGCACCGGGACTGGGCCAGAAGATGGCAGACCAAGCCTGGGATCTCCATATGGACAACCCCCTCGCTTTCCAGTCCCTCACAATGGCAGCAGCGAGGCCACCCTGCCAGCCCAGATGAGCACCCTGCATGTGTCTCCACCCCCCAG CGCTGACCCAGCCAGAGGCCTACCGCGGAGCCGGGACTGCAGAGTCGACCTGGGCTCCGAGGTGTACAGGATGCTGCGGGAGCCGGCCGAGTCCGTGGCTGCGGAGCCCAAGCAGTCAGGCTCCTTCCGCTACTTGCAGGGCATGCTAGAGGCCGGCGAGGGTG GGGAGCGGCCCGGGCCTGGCGGACCCCGGAACCTCAAGCCCACGGCCAGCAAGCTGGGCTCTCCGTTGAGCGGCCTGCAGGGGCTGCCCGAGTGCACGCGCTGCGGCCACGGCATCGT GGGCACCATCGTCAAGGCGCGGGACAAGCTCTACCATCCCGAGTGCTTCATGTGCAGCGACTGTGGCCTGAACCTCAAGCAGCGTGGTTACTTCTTTCTGGATGAGCGACTTTACTGTGAGAGCCACGCCAAGGCACGCGTGAAGCCGCCCGAGGGCTACGACGTGGTGGCGGTGTACCCCAACGCCAAGGTGGAACTCGTCTGA